A genomic segment from Pradoshia eiseniae encodes:
- a CDS encoding DoxX family membrane protein, whose translation MMEWLRTNKYASGLLLIIRLYLGYEWFIHGLEKVRGGAFDATGFLNNIIANPVKGPDGTALYPIYNSFIENFALPNVGIINILIPWGELLVGLGLLLGVLTTAAVLSGLLMNFLFVFGGTVSTNPAMIVLGFIILAAGANAGKLGGDYYVLPWIKKTLTKRNDNPHFPIKDQPAH comes from the coding sequence ATGATGGAATGGTTAAGAACAAACAAATATGCATCTGGACTTTTGCTTATCATACGTTTATATCTTGGGTACGAATGGTTCATACATGGATTGGAAAAAGTAAGAGGCGGAGCCTTCGATGCCACCGGCTTCCTTAATAATATAATCGCTAATCCCGTTAAAGGACCTGATGGCACAGCACTTTATCCAATCTACAACTCCTTCATTGAAAATTTTGCCCTGCCTAATGTAGGCATCATAAATATTTTAATTCCTTGGGGAGAGCTCCTTGTCGGACTAGGGCTGTTACTAGGTGTATTAACAACAGCAGCTGTTTTGTCAGGACTGTTGATGAACTTCCTGTTTGTCTTTGGCGGTACAGTTTCTACTAACCCAGCCATGATCGTTCTTGGATTTATCATCCTTGCTGCCGGAGCGAATGCCGGTAAACTAGGAGGAGACTATTATGTCCTTCCTTGGATTAAAAAGACACTTACTAAGAGGAATGATAATCCCCACTTCCCTATAAAGGATCAGCCAGCCCACTAA
- the nadE gene encoding ammonia-dependent NAD(+) synthetase has product MSLQAQIIEALHVQPSINPKEEIEKRVGFLKDYLKKTGAKGFVLGISGGQDSTLAGRLAQMAVESLREEGSEATFVAVRLPYGVQHDEEDAQAAIQFIKPDESLTFNVKPSVDAVSAQYEEASAEALSDFNKGNVKARLRMVAQYAIGGQRGLLVVGTDHAAEAVTGFFTKYGDGGADILPLTGLSKRQGKELLKELGAEERLYLKVPTADLLDNKPLQADETELGLSYDVIDDYLEGKEVGLEAARRIEQQYLKTEHKRQLPTSMFDNWWK; this is encoded by the coding sequence ATGAGTTTACAAGCACAAATTATTGAAGCGTTACATGTACAACCATCCATTAATCCTAAAGAAGAAATTGAAAAACGAGTGGGATTCTTGAAGGATTACCTAAAAAAGACCGGGGCAAAAGGGTTCGTCCTCGGAATTAGCGGCGGACAGGATTCCACGCTTGCGGGCCGCTTGGCTCAAATGGCTGTTGAGTCCTTGCGTGAGGAAGGGAGTGAGGCGACGTTTGTTGCTGTAAGACTCCCATATGGTGTTCAGCATGACGAGGAAGATGCTCAAGCAGCTATCCAATTTATCAAACCGGATGAGAGCTTAACTTTTAACGTTAAACCATCCGTAGATGCTGTTTCTGCACAATATGAGGAAGCCTCTGCAGAAGCCCTCAGTGATTTTAACAAAGGGAATGTTAAGGCGCGTCTCCGAATGGTTGCCCAATATGCGATAGGCGGACAGCGCGGTTTGCTTGTAGTTGGGACAGATCACGCGGCAGAAGCGGTAACTGGCTTTTTTACCAAATATGGAGATGGCGGTGCAGATATTTTGCCATTAACGGGGCTATCAAAAAGACAAGGCAAGGAATTGCTAAAAGAGCTCGGGGCAGAAGAACGCCTTTACTTAAAAGTACCGACTGCAGATCTGCTTGATAATAAGCCGCTGCAGGCAGATGAAACGGAATTAGGTCTATCCTACGATGTAATTGATGATTATTTGGAAGGAAAAGAGGTTGGCTTAGAGGCCGCCAGAAGGATTGAACAGCAATATTTGAAGACAGAGCATAAACGTCAATTGCCAACATCCATGTTTGATAACTGGTGGAAATAA